A genomic window from Blastococcus saxobsidens DD2 includes:
- the ilvA gene encoding threonine ammonia-lyase IlvA — protein sequence MGGVSSTPGDDALDFPAQVRDAVRRLDGVAERTPLQRNARLSGLTGADVWLKREDLQVGRSYKIRGAYNTISRLDAEQRTAGVVCASAGNHGQGVAYACRALQVHGRVFVPGTTPRQKRERIAALGGDMVELVVVGDSYDEAAAAAAQAAAASGAALVPAFDALTTVTGQATVAVEILEQLGAAPDVVVLPVGGGGLLAGCATWLQVASPTTRLVGVEPAGAANMAAALAAGRPVELPEIDTFVDGAAVRRAGAVTFPLVRDSGAELVAVPEGQICTEMLDLYQADGVIAEPAGALASAALSGELVPVEPGQTVVCLLSGGNNDVSRYAEVVERSLVHRGLKHYFLVEFPQEPGALRRFLDEVLGPDDDIVLFEYIKRDNRETGAALTGIELGRVEGLPELLARIEASPLRIQHVAPGTTAYRFLVQMS from the coding sequence ATGGGCGGTGTGAGCAGCACTCCCGGCGACGACGCGCTGGACTTCCCCGCCCAGGTGCGCGACGCCGTCCGCCGGCTCGACGGCGTCGCCGAGCGGACACCGCTGCAGCGCAACGCCCGCCTGTCCGGGCTGACCGGCGCCGACGTGTGGCTCAAGCGGGAGGACCTGCAGGTCGGCCGCTCGTACAAGATCCGTGGGGCCTACAACACGATCAGCCGGCTGGACGCCGAGCAGCGCACGGCCGGGGTGGTGTGCGCCAGCGCGGGCAACCACGGGCAGGGCGTCGCCTACGCGTGCCGGGCGCTGCAGGTGCACGGTCGGGTGTTCGTGCCCGGGACGACGCCGCGGCAGAAGCGGGAGCGGATCGCCGCACTCGGCGGGGACATGGTGGAGCTCGTGGTCGTGGGCGACTCCTACGACGAGGCGGCGGCCGCCGCCGCGCAGGCCGCCGCGGCGTCGGGCGCCGCGCTGGTGCCGGCGTTCGACGCGCTGACGACGGTGACCGGCCAGGCGACGGTCGCCGTCGAGATCCTGGAGCAGCTCGGCGCCGCACCCGACGTCGTCGTGCTGCCGGTGGGCGGCGGCGGGCTGCTCGCCGGCTGCGCCACCTGGCTGCAGGTCGCCTCCCCCACCACCCGGCTGGTGGGCGTGGAGCCGGCGGGCGCGGCGAACATGGCCGCGGCCCTGGCCGCGGGCCGGCCGGTGGAGCTGCCGGAGATCGACACGTTCGTCGACGGCGCCGCGGTGCGCCGCGCCGGCGCCGTCACCTTTCCCCTGGTCCGCGACTCCGGCGCCGAGCTGGTCGCCGTCCCGGAGGGGCAGATCTGCACCGAGATGCTCGACCTCTACCAGGCCGACGGCGTGATCGCCGAGCCCGCGGGGGCGCTGGCGTCGGCGGCGCTCAGCGGTGAGCTGGTTCCCGTCGAGCCCGGTCAGACCGTCGTCTGCCTGCTCTCCGGCGGCAACAACGACGTCAGCCGGTACGCCGAGGTGGTCGAGCGGTCGCTGGTGCACCGCGGCCTCAAGCACTACTTCCTCGTCGAGTTCCCCCAGGAGCCCGGCGCGCTGCGCCGCTTCCTCGACGAGGTGCTCGGCCCCGACGACGACATCGTGCTGTTCGAGTACATCAAGCGGGACAACCGCGAGACCGGGGCGGCGCTGACCGGCATCGAGCTCGGCCGCGTCGAGGGGCTGCCGGAGCTGCTGGCCCGCATCGAGGCCAGCCCGCTGCGCATCCAGCACGTGGCCCCGGGGACGACGGCCTACCGCTTCCTGGTCCAGATGTCGTGA
- a CDS encoding succinate--CoA ligase subunit alpha, producing MSILVSRASSVAIQGISGSTGRLFAERMIASGTPLTCGVAPGRGGLEVAGVPVYGSMAEAVAECGVTVSLMIVPPVAALGAFTEAAEAGVRTAVSYTENVPVHDAVRMLAVGRARGTQLLGPNSAGVVSPGKANVSDLLDENVRHGRIGVVSKSGTLTYEVLDLMRIAGLGASTVVCLGGDPVVGMDHVTVLDHFLRDDATEAVLLIGEIGGTAEIAATARWAELGRPKPLTAYVAGQSAPPGRRMGHAGAIVGTPAESGAVKSRVLASLGARVATVVTDVPELLVAAGDAA from the coding sequence ATGAGCATTCTCGTCTCCCGGGCATCGTCTGTCGCCATCCAGGGGATCTCCGGCAGCACCGGGCGGCTCTTCGCCGAGCGGATGATCGCCTCCGGAACTCCTCTGACGTGCGGAGTGGCTCCCGGACGGGGAGGACTGGAAGTGGCCGGTGTCCCGGTTTACGGATCGATGGCGGAGGCGGTAGCCGAATGCGGCGTCACGGTGTCGCTCATGATCGTGCCGCCGGTCGCGGCGCTGGGAGCCTTCACGGAGGCGGCCGAGGCAGGGGTCCGGACCGCGGTCAGCTATACGGAGAACGTTCCTGTCCACGATGCGGTACGCATGCTCGCGGTCGGACGTGCGCGCGGAACGCAGCTCCTGGGTCCGAACTCGGCCGGCGTGGTCTCGCCAGGGAAGGCGAACGTGAGCGATCTGCTCGACGAGAATGTTCGCCACGGGCGCATCGGCGTGGTGTCCAAGAGCGGAACCTTGACCTACGAAGTCCTGGACCTCATGCGGATCGCCGGGTTGGGGGCCAGCACCGTGGTGTGCCTCGGTGGTGATCCCGTGGTCGGGATGGATCACGTGACCGTTCTCGACCACTTCCTCCGTGACGACGCCACGGAGGCCGTTCTCCTCATCGGAGAGATCGGTGGAACCGCCGAGATCGCGGCGACCGCTCGATGGGCAGAACTCGGCCGCCCGAAGCCGTTGACGGCGTACGTCGCGGGCCAGAGCGCCCCGCCGGGAAGACGGATGGGGCACGCCGGTGCCATCGTGGGAACCCCCGCGGAATCGGGCGCGGTGAAGTCTCGTGTCCTGGCGAGCCTCGGGGCGCGGGTCGCGACCGTGGTGACGGATGTGCCGGAGTTGCTCGTCGCTGCCGGGGACGCCGCATGA
- a CDS encoding ATP-grasp domain-containing protein, with translation MTEHQGKQLLGRHGVPVPAGVLWSESHGATQRFPVVVKTQIQEGGRGRRGGVEFAHSDSQVRSLVERYRSGTELLPPSRDVLVEEALDIARELYLAVLVDRDVRGPVLLAGRAGGIDVESQESEHFLRIPLEIDVAIPEGIHQEIARHLGVAHAVEAQLRSAVVGLWRAFLGGDCLLAEVNPLVVTDNGRLVAADARVVVDDAARVRHPDWPPAEGQDPFEASVEAAGAVGTLLDGNVAVVTSGAGLGMATVDLVTSQGGRPACLVDLGGTVFRGPDVLTAVLAAVGRVQPDIVFVNVFLQAGPCDDLARALRRAGPELFPADLVLRLRGNRAPEARGILAGFPAFVTEDLAGALREVARLVRA, from the coding sequence ATGACCGAGCACCAGGGCAAGCAGCTGCTCGGGCGGCACGGCGTTCCCGTGCCGGCCGGCGTGCTGTGGTCGGAGTCCCATGGGGCGACCCAGCGGTTCCCGGTCGTGGTGAAGACGCAGATCCAGGAAGGCGGACGGGGCAGGCGTGGCGGTGTGGAGTTCGCCCACTCCGACAGCCAGGTGCGGAGCCTCGTCGAGCGATACCGCTCCGGAACCGAGCTGCTGCCTCCCAGCCGGGATGTACTCGTCGAGGAAGCCCTGGACATCGCCCGCGAGCTCTACCTGGCGGTTCTGGTCGACCGCGATGTCCGAGGGCCCGTCCTCTTGGCGGGTCGGGCGGGCGGGATCGACGTCGAGTCGCAGGAATCCGAGCACTTCCTCCGGATCCCGCTGGAAATCGACGTCGCCATCCCTGAAGGGATCCACCAGGAGATCGCCCGGCACCTGGGCGTGGCCCACGCGGTCGAGGCCCAGCTCCGCTCGGCCGTGGTGGGGCTGTGGAGGGCGTTCCTCGGCGGTGACTGCCTGCTGGCCGAGGTGAACCCACTCGTGGTCACCGACAACGGTCGGCTGGTGGCCGCAGATGCCCGTGTGGTGGTGGACGACGCAGCTCGGGTGCGACACCCTGACTGGCCGCCCGCTGAGGGACAGGACCCCTTCGAAGCGAGCGTGGAAGCCGCAGGCGCGGTGGGGACCTTGCTCGACGGCAACGTCGCGGTGGTTACGAGCGGCGCAGGCCTGGGCATGGCGACGGTCGATCTGGTCACCTCGCAGGGCGGGCGACCGGCATGTCTGGTCGATCTGGGTGGCACCGTTTTCCGGGGCCCCGATGTCCTGACCGCCGTCCTGGCAGCCGTAGGGAGGGTGCAGCCGGACATCGTCTTCGTCAACGTGTTCCTCCAGGCCGGCCCCTGTGATGATCTGGCCCGGGCGCTGCGACGGGCCGGCCCTGAGCTGTTTCCCGCCGATTTGGTCCTCCGGCTCCGAGGCAACCGCGCACCGGAGGCGCGGGGGATCCTCGCGGGGTTCCCTGCGTTCGTCACCGAAGACCTCGCCGGGGCCTTGCGCGAGGTCGCCCGACTGGTTCGGGCATGA
- a CDS encoding enoyl-CoA hydratase/isomerase family protein, with protein MSEATPSYPNVSVSLGDDGTCEVVINRPDRLNALSVGVKDELVAALSYADRTDSVKSVVLTGAGERAFAAGQDLSEAQEFSPEAIDGWIDSFHRLYSAVLDCSKPTVAAVNGYAVGAGFQLALLCDLRIASSGAKFGMAEIDDAIPCITGTWTLYDSIGHSRTADLILTGRMLPAEEAKSWGLVSEVVAPEDLMTKGRALAVLLGAKPAVAVRLNKNRLAWLLSRERESAESFARQAHAEAYGTGLPQAKMADFLARRREGRSE; from the coding sequence ATGTCCGAAGCCACACCCAGCTACCCAAACGTGTCCGTCTCTCTCGGCGACGACGGCACATGTGAAGTGGTCATCAACCGGCCCGACAGACTCAACGCGCTGTCCGTCGGGGTCAAGGACGAACTCGTAGCCGCCCTGAGTTACGCAGACCGGACGGACTCGGTCAAGAGCGTGGTGTTGACCGGGGCAGGGGAGCGGGCCTTCGCGGCCGGACAGGATCTGTCCGAGGCTCAGGAGTTCTCGCCCGAGGCGATCGACGGGTGGATCGATTCCTTCCATCGTTTGTACTCGGCCGTGCTGGACTGCAGCAAGCCGACGGTCGCAGCAGTGAACGGTTACGCGGTCGGAGCGGGCTTCCAGCTGGCGCTGCTCTGCGACCTGAGGATCGCATCGAGCGGTGCCAAGTTCGGCATGGCGGAGATCGACGATGCGATCCCGTGCATCACCGGGACGTGGACCCTGTACGACTCCATCGGGCATTCCCGTACCGCCGACCTGATCCTCACCGGCCGGATGCTTCCAGCAGAGGAGGCGAAGAGCTGGGGGCTGGTCAGCGAAGTCGTGGCACCGGAAGACCTCATGACGAAGGGGCGGGCGCTCGCCGTCCTCTTGGGAGCCAAGCCGGCCGTCGCGGTCAGGCTGAACAAGAACCGGCTCGCGTGGCTGCTCAGCCGTGAGCGCGAGAGCGCGGAGAGTTTCGCTCGGCAGGCACACGCCGAGGCGTACGGCACCGGCCTGCCGCAGGCGAAGATGGCCGACTTCCTGGCGAGGCGCCGGGAAGGCCGAAGCGAGTGA